The Schizosaccharomyces pombe strain 972h- genome assembly, chromosome: I genome contains a region encoding:
- a CDS encoding agmatinase translates to MALQSLFLILLAGAAQLAQAHPKIFEQSRANAVETFDDAFPGDGETQADSVFSGIATFGRLPYWKCLNDKSQSFDIAFLGAPFDTGTSYRPGARFGPSGIREGSRRLNLYGGYNVPMETNPFNNWAKIVDCGDIPLTSYDNAVAIKQIENGHFELLTRKPTSYSEKDGYALDGSVLPRVITLGGDHTIVLPILRSVSRAYGPVSIIHFDSHLDSWKPKVFGGGKSSVGSINHGTYFYHASQEGLVSNDSNIHAGIRTTLSGLSDYDNDADCGFEIIEAREIDTIGIDAIIKRIRDRVGDGIAYLSIDIDVLDPAYAPATGTPESAGWTTRELRTILRGLDGIKLVGADIVEVAPAYDFAEVTTLAAADILFEVMSIMVKTPVYKEQAKQQSRFY, encoded by the coding sequence ATGGCTCTTCAAAGcctttttttgattcttctCGCGGGTGCTGCTCAATTGGCTCAAGCGCACCCAAAGATCTTTGAGCAATCTCGTGCAAATGCAGTTGAAACCTTTGACGATGCTTTTCCAGGAGATGGTGAAACACAAGCTGATTCCGTTTTTTCGGGAATCGCAACTTTTGGTCGTCTTCCTTATTGGAAATGTCTAAACGACAAAAGTCAATCTTTCGACATTGCCTTCCTTGGAGCACCATTCGACACTGGTACTAGTTACCGTCCTGGTGCTAGATTTGGTCCAAGCGGTATCCGTGAAGGATCTCGTCGTCTCAATCTTTATGGTGGTTACAACGTTCCAATGGAGACCAACCCTTTCAACAATTGGGCTAAAATTGTGGACTGTGGTGATATTCCTTTGACGAGTTATGACAATGCAGTTGCTATTAAACAAATCGAGAATGGCCATTTCGAATTATTAACTCGCAAGCCTACATCTTATTCTGAGAAAGATGGTTATGCATTAGATGGAAGCGTTTTGCCTAGAGTTATCACCCTCGGTGGTGACCACACAATTGTCCTTCCAATTCTTCGATCGGTCTCTCGTGCATATGGACCTGTCTCTATCATTCATTTCGATAGTCATTTGGACAGCTGGAAGCCCAAGGTTTTTGGAGGCGGCAAATCAAGTGTTGGTAGCATTAACCATGGTACTTATTTCTACCATGCTAGTCAAGAAGGATTAGTTTCTAACGATTCAAACATTCATGCTGGTATTCGTACAACTCTCTCCGGTCTCTCTGACTACGATAATGATGCTGATTGTGGTTTTGAGATTATTGAAGCTCGTGAAATTGACACAATTGGAATTGATGCTATTATAAAGAGGATCCGTGACAGAGTTGGAGATGGTATAGCTTACTTGTCTATTGACATCGACGTTCTTGATCCCGCTTATGCTCCCGCCACCGGTACCCCTGAGAGTGCAGGTTGGACCACCAGAGAATTACGTACCATTCTCCGCGGCTTGGATGGGATCAAACTCGTCGGTGCAGACATTGTAGAGGTTGCACCTGCTTATGATTTTGCTGAAGTTACTACATTAGCTGCTGCTGATATCTTGTTTGAAGTTATGTCTATCATGGTAAAGACTCCTGTGTACAAAGAACAGGCTAAACAACAAAGTCGTTTCTATTAG
- a CDS encoding amino-acid permease produces the protein MSDIDKESLKQNQKQWENEVELGESREANQDDELLMSLGYKPEFTREFSYVSIFGQSFGSMGLCPAMAGSLIFSMNCGGGGMVWSWIIGCICLIPVSISLGELASSMPTSGGLYFWIFTLASPSSRAFLCWVCGYVSVLGYATIYASTVYSASSMVQALAVIGSPSYSPTKYEQYGIYAALLFVISAMTAIPSRVIAKVNIINITFQFLVSIILIIALAAGSDSTTRNSGSFIFGDFTNYSGWSNMGWAFILSFTTPVWVVSGFESSAAVAEESTNAAKAAPFAMISSLGVATILGWCIVITVVATMGHDFNAILGSSLGQPVAQVLVNNVGNKGALGIFSLLVIALCLNCISLLIAASREVFAFCRDGGIPGSRYLRLLTKQKVPLNAILLVLLYSLLVGLLILVNVTAISSVFNLAIIALYIAYSGPLMCRFVYNKFQPGVFYVGKWSKPAALWSLVWMWFMILMLLFPQYQKPNQDEMNWAIVVLGFVMVFCVVYYYLPKIGGKTFFTGPIPTVQQENEYISGVPLNELSLSSLPLPKDFDQKQITE, from the coding sequence ATGAGTGACATCGACAAAGAAAgcttaaaacaaaatcagaAGCAATGGGAAAATGAAGTTGAGTTGGGCGAAAGCAGAGAAGCTAATCAAGATGATGAGCTTCTGATGAGCCTTGGTTACAAACCAGAATTCACTAGAGAATTCTCTTACGTTAGCATTTTTGGTCAATCGTTTGGATCAATGGGTCTTTGTCCGGCTATGGCGGGTTCACTCATTTTCTCGATGAACTGTGGAGGAGGAGGCATGGTTTGGTCATGGATTATTGGATGTATATGTCTGATTCCAGTAAGTATATCATTGGGCGAACTGGCGTCTTCTATGCCTACTTCTGGAGgtctttatttttggatttttacCCTAGCATCACCATCGTCAAGAGCATTTCTCTGCTGGGTTTGTGGTTACGTGTCAGTGCTTGGCTACGCTACGATTTATGCTTCAACAGTGTACTCTGCATCATCTATGGTACAGGCACTAGCTGTGATAGGTAGTCCTTCTTATTCACCTACAAAATATGAACAGTACGGAATTTACGCAGCGTTGCTTTTCGTGATTTCTGCCATGACTGCAATTCCCTCTCGTGTTATCGCGAAGGTGAACATCATTAATATTACCTTCCAATTCCTTGTATCCATTATTCTTATTATTGCCCTTGCCGCAGGATCTGACTCTACTACTAGAAATTCTGGAAGTTTTATATTCGGtgattttacaaattattCTGGATGGTCAAACATGGGATGGGCATTTATACTTTCATTCACTACTCCTGTGTGGGTTGTAAGCGGATTCGAATCTAGCGCCGCTGTTGCTGAAGAATCAACGAATGCTGCCAAAGCAGCTCCCTTTGCTATGATTTCCAGTCTTGGTGTGGCTACCATTCTTGGATGGTGCATCGTTATCACCGTTGTAGCTACTATGGGTCACGATTTTAATGCCATTCTAGGTTCCTCTTTAGGCCAGCCTGTAGCTCAAGTACTGGTTAACAATGTTGGAAATAAGGGAGCTTTAGGAATTTTCTCTTTGCTGGTCATTGCCCTTTGTTTGAACTGCATTTCGTTACTGATTGCTGCATCTAGAGAAGTATTTGCTTTCTGCAGAGACGGCGGGATTCCAGGAAGTAGATACTTACGTCTTTTGACTAAACAGAAAGTTCCCTTAAATGCAATTCTTTTAGTGCTACTCTATAGCCTTTTAGTCGGTCTACTAATTTTGGTTAATGTCACTGCCATTTCTTCTGTGTTTAATTTAGCAATTATTGCTCTTTATATCGCTTATTCCGGCCCTCTTATGTGTCGATTTGTGTACAATAAATTTCAACCTGGTGTTTTCTACGTTGGAAAATGGAGCAAACCAGCAGCCTTATGGTCATTAGTTTGGATGTGGTTTATGATTCTTATGCTTTTGTTTCCTCAATATCAAAAGCCCAACCAAGATGAGATGAATTGGGCTATAGTGGTCCTTGGATTTGTAATGGTCTTTTGCGTGGTGTATTATTATTTGCCAAAGATTGGTggtaaaactttttttacagGTCCAATACCTACTGTTCAACAGGAGAACGAGTACATATCTGGTGTTCCACTAAATGAACTATCTTTAAGCAGTTTACCTTTGCCAAAAGATTTTGACCAGAAGCAAATCACAGAGTAA
- a CDS encoding ELLA family acetyltransferase, which produces MSNLEFVYKYFNSLDVKELYDIYLLRTNVFVVEQKCAYPEVDEIDLKCGHLMLRNANGKLVAYARLIPEQQQTVRIGRVVVDPDERKNGYGRKLMLQALETSKQEFSSSKTFVLSSQEYAQPLYRSVGFKKCSDAYLEDGIPHVEMRLEL; this is translated from the coding sequence ATGAGTAACTTGGAGTTTGtgtataaatattttaacaGCTTGGATGTTAAAGAGCTGTATGACATTTACCTTTTGCGTACAAATGTGTTTGTAGTGGAACAAAAATGCGCATATCCCGAggttgatgaaattgatttaaaatgtGGGCATTTAATGTTGAGAAACGCCAATGGAAAATTAGTGGCATATGCACGACTTATTCCAGAACAGCAACAGACGGTGCGAATCGGTCGGGTGGTTGTCGACCCTGATGAGAGAAAAAATGGGTATGGTCGTAAGCTCATGCTCCAGGCATTAGAAACAAGCAAGCAAGAgttttcatcatcaaaGACATTTGTATTATCAAGTCAAGAATACGCACAACCTTTATATCGTTCCGttggatttaaaaaatgcagcGATGCCTATTTAGAAGATGGAATACCCCATGTGGAAATGAGACTTGAATTATAA
- the toe4 gene encoding transcription factor, which produces MSQNKACDLCRLKKIKCSRGQPRCQTCTLFQADCHYSNRARRKRLVQRSKETFGGITLPVFDYAAGINGNEPEPSDHSIPNQENFALTTNGTISKNIEKPEDGEESVQRRLKLLEEKIDLLLDIATETSEFKRENKAIELPSLVTQIKDAESIVIKHRQGSPVDNTPTRILNVESLFPPQLPDWEKAFHDIPKKEVAHELVTSYFQHVNWWWPTFVYNDFMYEFERLYAFGFHSNNAWLISFYSILALSSIRKRLGNSKTLAESLFSTAWVFVQKSDFFLTPSIDKVQALIVMTQYAAYLSSSSLCRTLCGQACLMAQQLNLHRKQSTDVEPEKAESWKRIFWMCYILDKNISLIFGTPSVFNDKDIDCNLPDSKYELLFGVQSGGDLIFVPTVSLTIIQSEIRNRLYSVKSPTQMAAREKIIIPIHQKLKAWEENLPSEIKMYHEMLLNNTFSPTISLSDRFEFLTFAGMEVYFSYLNTLIILHRPSSSTENRRICINAAREAVQLLKNRLNIDLRVNVKADPLWIFLYCPFTPFLIIFNNLVHETDTETDSETLLNDLDLLHVIYDFFMEMEPVSDVALELVKIADKLLRVAKEVCSAKNNDVTDSTFKDIVEGFELNDLNSWDFDRVTNVMRNL; this is translated from the coding sequence ATGTCTCAAAATAAAGCATGTGATCTTTGCAGGTTGAAGAAGATTAAATGTAGTCGAGGGCAACCAAGATGTCAGACTTGTACTCTTTTTCAAGCGGACTGTCATTATTCTAATCGTGCTCGCCGTAAGAGACTTGTTCAAAGAAGCAAGGAGACGTTTGGGGGAATTACGTTACCCGTGTTTGATTATGCCGCTGGTATTAACGGCAATGAGCCAGAACCGAGTGATCACTCAATTCCAAATcaagaaaattttgcatTAACTACTAATGGAACTATTAGTAAAAACATTGAAAAACCCGAGGATGGTGAAGAATCCGTTCAGAGACGCCTTAAATTgcttgaagaaaaaatcgaTTTGTTGTTAGATATAGCTACTGAAACTTCAGAATTTAAACGTGAAAATAAGGCTATTGAATTACCTTCCTTGGTTACACAAATTAAAGATGCAGAATCGATTGTTATTAAACACAGACAAGGTAGCCCTGTCGACAATACACCTACTCGGATACTGAATGTGGAAAGCTTGTTCCCTCCACAGTTGCCGGACTGGGAGAAGGCATTCCATGACATTCCCAAGAAGGAAGTAGCCCATGAGTTAGTCACGTCTTACTTTCAGCATGTAAATTGGTGGTGGCCTACCTTCGTATATAATGATTTTATGTATGAGTTCGAACGTCTTTATGCGTTCGGGTTCCATAGCAATAATGCTTGgctaatttctttttattctattttaGCATTAAGCAGCATTAGGAAAAGACTTGGTAACTCAAAGACGCTTGCAGAgtctttgttttcaacaGCTTGGGTTTTTGTTCAAAAGTCCgacttttttcttactcCGAGCATTGACAAAGTTCAGGCTTTAATTGTCATGACACAGTACGCAGCTTACCTGTCTAGCTCTTCTTTATGTCGGACTTTGTGCGGCCAAGCCTGCCTCATGGCCCAACAATTAAACTTACATAGAAAGCAATCCACTGATGTGGAGCCTGAAAAGGCTGAATCGTGGAAAAGGATATTTTGGATGTGTTATATTCTcgataaaaatatttctttgatttttggAACCCCTTCCGTTTTTAACGACAAGGATATTGATTGTAATTTGCCTGATAGCAAATATGAGCTTTTGTTTGGTGTACAATCTGGTGGTGATTTGATATTTGTTCCTACCGTATCGTTGACAATAATTCAGAGTGAAATACGAAATCGACTATACAGCGTGAAGTCACCTACGCAAATGGCAGCGAGAGAAAAAATCATCATACCAATacatcaaaaattgaaagcGTGGGAAGAAAACCTTCCTtctgaaataaaaatgtatcATGAAATGTTGCTAAACAACACTTTTTCTCCCACTATATCGCTTAGCGATCGGTTCgaatttttaactttcGCAGGTATGGAAGTTTACTTTTCTTACTTAAACACtttaattatattacaCAGACCTAGCTCGTCGACAGAGAATCGAAGGATTTGTATTAATGCAGCCCGTGAAGCAGTtcaattgttaaaaaatagacTCAACATTGATCTCAGGGTCAATGTTAAAGCAGATCCGCTATGGATATTCCTATACTGTCCTTTTAcaccttttttaataatatttaataacCTTGTTCACGAAACTGATACGGAAACGGACTCAGAAACATTACTTAACGATTTGGATCTTTTACATGTAATTtacgatttttttatggAAATGGAGCCAGTTAGTGACGTGGCTTTGGAACTTGTCAAAATTGCAGACAAACTTTTGCGGGTTGCTAAAGAAGTTTGCAGTgccaaaaataatgatgTTACGGATTCTACTTTTAAAGATATCGTTGAAGGTTTTGAACTTAACGACTTAAACAGTTGGGATTTTGACAGAGTAACCAATGTTATGAGgaatctttaa
- a CDS encoding polyketide cyclase SnoaL-like domain protein, with protein sequence MSQDSESFIRQLFKAFTDFSTDVESLRGFLTPDYRQLVDGRELTLDDFISHAKALRTHLHRLDINVQQIVCQGNKAATVHIAHAIRSSGESSRIKVIAFYSFKDGRISLIDELTYVLEGGNADRELGSVQ encoded by the coding sequence ATGTCGCAAGACTCAGAATCGTTCATCCGGCAACTGTTTAAGGCATTTACGGATTTTAGTACTGACGTTGAGTCACTTAGAGGATTTTTAACGCCAGATTATCGACAGCTTGTCGATGGACGTGAATTGACACTTGACGATTTTATTTCTCATGCCAAAGCACTACGTACCCATCTTCATCGGCTCGACATCAACGTTCAACAAATTGTCTGTCAAGGTAACAAGGCTGCCACTGTGCATATTGCCCATGCGATACGTTCCTCTGGCGAGTCCAGCAGAATCAAAGTCATTGCATTTTACAGTTTTAAAGACGGGCGTATTTCTTTGATCGATGAGTTGACGTACGTTCTTGAAGGTGGTAATGCAGACAGAGAGCTTGGATCAGTACAATGA
- the mfs2 gene encoding MFS family membrane transporter, protein MDLLSLITGKKFEKHYSKVGSRFSDESLNGLEKQLSNGADAAIDTTADDRGSVVSLGASLPLSQGRPAKSKNILNDTLLAEDQYLVTWDGPDDPLNPRNWSHSYKWWIVIQVSVITIVVTFASSVYSSGIIDIASELHSSIPVSTLGSCTFLVGFGVGSLPFAPLSDIYGRFIIYFVTLLIFTIFQVGGGCAHNVWTLAIVRFFQGVFGSTPLANAGGTISDLFTPVQRTYVLPGFCTFPYLGPIIGPIIGDFITQSYLEWRWTFWINMIWAAAVIVFVFIFFPETHEDTILDYKAKYLRKTTGNTAYYTIHERERDPKNAMIQAATQAVSLIFTEPIVVCFTLYLTVVYIINYINFEGYPIVFAKYGFNKGEQGLSFIGVGVGIVCAGLCTPFIYWHYLKVNKKRNGVICPEDRLYPLFIGCFLLPISMFWFAWTCYPHHIHWIVPIIASAFFGFSLLIVFFVSYNYIIDSYQHMAPSALAAATLVRYSASGGISMVARPMYLNLGDHWATSVLGFISVAMVPIPFIFYRFGKSIRAWSKNAYKL, encoded by the coding sequence ATGGATTTACTTTCCTTAATTACGggaaagaaatttgaaaagcaCTATTCGAAAGTGGGTTCACGTTTTTCAGATGAATCATTGAATGGTTTAGAAAAACAGCTGTCTAACGGTGCTGATGCTGCTATTGATACTACTGCTGATGATCGAGGATCAGTGGTTTCATTAGGAGCATCATTGCCACTTAGTCAGGGACGCCCtgcaaaaagcaaaaatattttaaatgataCCCTTTTAGCAGAGGACCAATATCTTGTAACGTGGGATGGTCCAGACGATCCCTTAAATCCAAGGAACTGGAGCCATAGTTATAAATGGTGGATTGTCATTCAGGTTTCTGTTATTACCATTGTTGTTACTTTCGCCTCTAGTGTGTATTCTAGCGGCATTATTGATATCGCCAGTGAACTTCATAGCTCTATTCCAGTTTCTACGTTAGGTTCTTGTACTTTTTTAGTAGGGTTTGGTGTTGGGTCTTTGCCATTTGCACCTTTAAGTGATATTTATGGCCGATTCATCATATACTTTGTTACCCTACTGATATTTACTATATTTCAAGTAGGTGGAGGTTGTGCACATAATGTTTGGACGTTGGCTATTGTAAGATTTTTCCAGGGTGTTTTTGGAAGTACTCCCTTGGCAAATGCTGGCGGAACCATCAGTGATTTGTTTACACCTGTCCAGCGTACCTATGTCCTTCCTGGGTTTTGTACTTTTCCGTACCTTGGTCCAATTATTGGACCTATAATCGGTGATTTCATTACACAAAGCTATCTGGAATGGCGATGGACATTTTGGATTAATATGATTTGGGCAGCTGCTGTAATCGtgtttgttttcatttttttcccCGAAACTCACGAAGATACGATTTTGGATTATAAGGCCAAATATCTTCGCAAAACAACGGGAAACACTGCTTACTATACCATCCATGAGCGGGAACGAGATCCGAAAAATGCAATGATTCAGGCAGCTACTCAAGCTGTTTCTCTTATTTTTACAGAGCCCATTGTTGTGTGCTTTACTTTGTATTTGACTGTGGTGTACATCATTAACTacattaattttgaaggaTATCCTATAGTATTTGCAAAATACGGCTTCAACAAAGGTGAGCAAGGGCTGTCGTTTATTGGTGTTGGCGTTGGAATCGTATGTGCAGGTCTGTGCACtccatttatttattggCATTATTTAAAGGTCAACAAAAAGAGAAACGGAGTTATATGTCCAGAGGATCGTTTGTATCCGCTGTTTATTGGTTGCTTCTTGTTGCCTATATCAATGTTTTGGTTTGCATGGACATGTTATCCACATCACATTCACTGGATTGTACCAATAATAGCAAGCGCTTTCTTTGGGTTTTCCTtattaatagtttttttcgtttcatACAATTACATTATTGATTCGTATCAACATATGGCACCGAGCGCTTTAGCTGCAGCTACTCTAGTTCGCTATTCTGCCAGTGGAGGCATAAGTATGGTGGCCAGGCCTATGTACCTTAATTTAGGAGATCACTGGGCTACTAGTGTGCTTGGTTTTATTTCTGTAGCGATGGTTCCCATtccttttatattttatcgTTTTGGCAAGAGCATTCGTGCGTGGAGCAAAAACGCTTACAAATTGTAA
- a CDS encoding MatE family transporter encodes MGRPLTEVKYLLINSAPVILGYALQNSLQTSSVIVTGRLGPSELSVAAFAYMFAMSTGWLIALGGTTAFDTLGSNLWGAGKKQELGILLQTGFIVLSILYLPICLVWWYSKPILIFLHQTPELAEASQKFLRYLIPGGLGYVCFELLKKFLQTQEITRAGSYILLVTSPLNVALNFLLVHYYGLGLKGAPLATGLSYWLSFILLTQYAKYVKGAEAWNGWNKRCLENFGPFVKLSLLGIVMVGTEWWAFEIVALVAGKLGAVPLAAQSVIMTTDQLLNTIPFGLGIITSNRVAYYLGAGLPDNASLTAKVAAIVGVAVGSVIMITMIAVRNIYGRIFTNDPDVIQLVALVMPLVAAFQISDSLNGTMGGALRGTGRQKVGAIVNITAYYLFALPLGIYLAFHGKGLVGLWIGQVIALSIVGILELKIVMATDWISQSRKAISRFGDSSELTALLN; translated from the coding sequence ATGGGTAGACCACTTACAGAGGTGAAATACCTTTTGATAAATTCAGCTCCGGTAATCCTTGGATATGCCTTGCAAAACTCTTTGCAAACTAGTTCAGTTATTGTAACCGGGCGCCTTGGACCAAGCGAGCTTTCCGTAGCTGCTTTTGCGTACATGTTTGCGATGAGCACAGGCTGGCTGATTGCTCTAGGTGGAACTACTGCTTTTGACACACTTGGCTCCAACCTTTGGGGAGCcggaaaaaaacaagaattGGGAATTCTATTGCAAACGGGTTTCATCGTGCTCAGTATTCTATATCTGCCAATATGTTTAGTTTGGTGGTATTCTAAACCCATCCTAATTTTCTTGCATCAAACACCTGAATTAGCTGAAGCTTcacaaaagtttttacGATACCTTATCCCAGGCGGACTAGGTTATGTATGTTTTGAATTgctaaaaaagtttttgcaAACACAAGAAATCACTAGGGCTGGTTCTTATATTCTTCTAGTTACCTCTCCTCTTAATGTCGCCTTAAATTTTCTACTTGTCCATTATTATGGATTAGGTTTAAAAGGCGCTCCATTGGCAACTGGATTATCGTACTGGCtttcattcattttattaactcAATATGCGAAATACGTAAAAGGGGCAGAGGCGTGGAATGGTTGGAATAAACGATGCTTAGAGAACTTTGGACCTTTTGTAAAGTTATCACTATTGGGTATCGTTATGGTGGGAACAGAATGGTGGGCTTTTGAAATAGTAGCACTAGTTGCTGGTAAACTTGGTGCTGTACCACTTGCCGCTCAATCAGTAATTATGACCACAGATCAATTACTTAACACAATTCCTTTCGGTCTCGGAATAATTACTTCTAATCGAGTTGCCTACTATCTCGGAGCTGGGTTACCTGACAATGCTTCTCTAACTGCTAAGGTCGCAGCAATTGTAGGTGTTGCAGTAGGAAGCGTTATCATGATTACCATGATTGCCGTACGCAATATCTATGGACGGATTTTCACAAATGATCCAGATGTCATTCAGCTGGTTGCTCTTGTAATGCCCTTAGTAGCTGCTTTCCAAATATCAGATTCCTTGAATGGTACAATGGGAGGAGCTTTAAGAGGCACGGGAAGACAGAAGGTTGGCGCTATAGTTAACATTACTGCCTACTATTTGTTTGCTCTGCCTCTAGGAATTTATTTAGCCTTCCATGGCAAAGGTCTTGTCGGTCTTTGGATTGGACAGGTAATAGCGTTATCCATAGTCGGAATTTTAGAACTGAAAATTGTAATGGCAACTGACTGGATTTCCCAATCAAGAAAGGCAATCTCAAGATTTGGTGACTCCTCTGAATTGACTGCACTACTCAATTAG